The window ccctcttctccaacgcctccctcacctccaacacccccttatCCGTGCACAAAAACAACGTCTCCCCCAGGTTGAGCCCCTTGATATGCCCCGCCTGGAACCCCCTCGCAATCTTGGACAGCTCCTTGTAATCCGCAGTCACCGGCCTCTTTGGCTTGGACACGGCCTGGAGGTTGGACATGAcgggcttgttgttgaagtaCTTGAGCCCCAGCCACAGACGACGGGTGGAGACGTTGGCCGAGGTGACGGGTTCGGTTTCGAAGGTCAGAAGGGCTTCGGGGGTGAGGCCGGCGCGGGTGACAGAGGAGATGAAGCCCGCGcggtggagggcgagggcgaagCGGAGGTTGTACTTTGTGTTGGGGATCGAGGTGAGGCCTAGCTTGGCGCGGGAGGCattttggaggtgggagagggcgtTGCAGATGGAGTGAATGCCCAttttggatgttgatgaacCTTCGGGGGTTGATATGGAATTGGGTGGGTGCTGGGCCccgggttggggaggggggtgatttGGTTGTTGGCTTTGGGGGGTTAGTTGGGAGTTGAGAGGACGGTTTGAGCCGGGGGATTCGTACCAGAAAGAGAGGGTGAAAAGTGGTGGGCGTGGAGGACGTGGAGGGGTGTCGTCGCTGGAGCTGTCGCCGGTGAGGTGTCTGTTCGAGTCGATTAACTCAAATCGGCTCTTTCCGTTGTCGCGGTTCCAAATTTTTGGCCAGTCTCCGGGACGGGCACGGTGCGGGCGATGGGAGAGATCGCACTGTGTTGGGCAGGGGTTGCAATTGACAATTGGACAGAGCTCTGACCACCGGTACCTACCCCGCTATGAAGGCTTGGCAGTATCTGTTTAAGCGCCCAGGTGGGAGGGGCACCCACTCATTCACAGCATCACAACCACCCGAGCTGTCCTGACGGCATGTCCAGGGGTAGGATCATCACGCTGTAAAAAAGAGGTGATTTGTTGACGGGACGGGAGTGATGGGCTTTCAATTGCTCGCTAATGTGCGCGTGGGCCTGCCCAAGGGACGCCTAAGCTCTCTGGGTCATGGTTCCAGCTCGAGTGTCGCACAGGGGGGAGCTGATGGGTTCGTCTCATAGGAATACCACCGTGATCTTTTTTCTGgctactttttttttccttttctctgTCTCCTGCCAGCTTGATTGAACTATCTCCTGTCTTTTCCCTAGTTCTGGGTGGAACTAGAGTTTTGTTGCGCCGCTGTTCTCTTTGTATTTCTCacccctcatcaccaccaacttcccCTCATCCTGTCGATCGCATAGCGCGTCGCAAAGATGGCCGCCCGGCCGGGAGAAGAACTTGTAGCCACGCTGTAAGTATGCTTGCTTTCTTTGTGCCTCTACGCATTATTGTGAGGTTATATGTCCTAACCTGGAGCATGTGAAGCTTTGGCGACGTTCATTACTTTTACGGGCCACCAACAAATAACCCGCCTCATCATCGATTCGATAAGGGGTCCTATGTCTACCTCTTCGAGGACCCCAATCAGGGACGCGCCCGTTTAGAGATTGCGAACCAGCCAGGCACAGAGGATCAAGACGCATTTGATGGCTGTAAGATACCTTGGCTTTGTCGCACAAGCAATGATGGCACTTGCTAACCAAGCATGTTGCCAGACCTCGACAAT is drawn from Podospora pseudocomata strain CBS 415.72m chromosome 1 map unlocalized CBS415.72m_1, whole genome shotgun sequence and contains these coding sequences:
- a CDS encoding uncharacterized protein (EggNog:ENOG503P1ZM; BUSCO:EOG092650I8; COG:J), which encodes MGIHSICNALSHLQNASRAKLGLTSIPNTKYNLRFALALHRAGFISSVTRAGLTPEALLTFETEPVTSANVSTRRLWLGLKYFNNKPVMSNLQAVSKPKRPVTADYKELSKIARGFQAGHIKGLNLGETLFLCTDKGVLEVREALEKRVGGLVLARVS